From Aliarcobacter butzleri, the proteins below share one genomic window:
- a CDS encoding YwbE family protein codes for MLDNKKRINIKAGLKVNVVLKQDQITGKLTSGIVKDILTNSPTHPHGIKVRLQDGQVGRVQEIL; via the coding sequence ATGCTCGATAATAAAAAAAGAATAAATATAAAAGCTGGTTTAAAAGTAAATGTTGTACTAAAACAAGACCAAATAACAGGTAAACTTACAAGTGGAATTGTAAAAGATATACTTACAAATTCACCAACTCATCCACATGGAATAAAAGTGCGACTTCAAGATGGACAAGTTGGAAGAGTTCAGGAAATCTTATAG